A stretch of the Bacteroidota bacterium genome encodes the following:
- a CDS encoding PorT family protein: MKSILKYSFILTLALSTFCAVAQDHRGNLPTYYKKRMNFGFTIGVNRANFIIHEAPHFERFDTLKSVVSIPKFGFNLGIVSELMLHQYITLRFVPNLSFAERNLQYSFEGFDTIVRKKTIESTFLNFPLDLKLRSKRLGNFGAYILAGGSYSLDLASKRKAVNSTDPNEQIVKLKRDDFGYEIGAGAEFYLEYFKFAIEGKLSIGTRDLLIKDNTIYSNSINKLNSKVFLISITFEG, from the coding sequence TTGAAATCGATTTTAAAATATAGTTTTATTCTCACCTTGGCGCTGAGCACCTTTTGTGCTGTTGCGCAAGACCACCGTGGAAATCTGCCAACGTATTATAAAAAACGGATGAATTTTGGATTTACGATTGGTGTCAACCGCGCCAATTTTATTATTCACGAAGCGCCACATTTCGAACGTTTTGATACACTTAAAAGTGTAGTATCCATACCTAAATTTGGTTTTAACCTCGGCATCGTCTCCGAATTAATGTTACACCAATACATCACCCTTCGTTTTGTACCTAATTTATCTTTTGCTGAACGTAACCTCCAATATTCATTCGAAGGATTCGATACCATCGTCAGAAAAAAAACCATTGAATCTACCTTTTTAAATTTTCCGTTGGATTTAAAATTACGTTCAAAACGGCTTGGCAACTTTGGTGCATATATTTTAGCGGGTGGTAGCTATAGCTTAGATTTGGCATCCAAAAGAAAAGCCGTTAACAGCACCGACCCTAACGAACAAATTGTAAAACTCAAACGCGATGATTTTGGCTACGAAATTGGTGCCGGAGCAGAGTTTTATCTGGAATACTTTAAGTTTGCAATTGAAGGCAAATTGAGCATTGGAACCAGAGACTTATTAATAAAAGACAATACCATTTATTCCAACTCCATCAATAAATTGAACTCAAAAGTATTTTTGATTTCAATTACGTTTGAAGGATAA
- a CDS encoding FAD-binding protein, translating to MKNELNLVLSPEEATNDSVIKSIAAKQLHLPESNITFIKILKRSIDARSRNIKINLKIEVYVNEQMPERPNYKINYSNVSSQTPVIVIGAGPAGLFAALELIEKGMKPIVIERGKTVKDRRRDLAAINKEGTVNPHSNYCFGEGGAGTYSDGKLYTRSTKRGDITKVLELFVAHGADDTILIEAHPHIGTNKLPKIIEAMRQTIIDNGGEVHFNTHVIDLIVKNNSIKGVVCKQLETATKTEFIADSVILATGHSARDIFELLHSKNILIEGKTFAMGVRVEHPQALIDSLQYHCTLNEVAKKRDFLPASSYSLVHQAMGRGVYSFCMCPGGIIAPCATEPGEVVTNGWSPSKRNNPFANSGIVVTIEPEDYKKFESQGPLAGLRYQQALEQMAYTAGGSNGQVAPAQRLQDFVNGKLSPLLPDVSYQPGIQSAPLHELLPTEIGKRLQLGFAEFGKKMRGYLSNDAVIVGVESRTSSPVRIPRDKETLEHPQIKGLYPCGEGAGYAGGIVSAAIDGQKCANAIASLK from the coding sequence ATGAAAAACGAACTCAACTTAGTCCTTTCTCCGGAAGAGGCTACCAACGATAGTGTAATAAAATCAATCGCTGCAAAGCAATTACACCTTCCCGAATCCAACATTACTTTTATTAAAATCCTTAAACGTTCGATTGACGCACGTTCCCGCAACATAAAAATCAATTTAAAGATTGAGGTCTATGTGAACGAACAAATGCCTGAACGTCCGAATTACAAAATCAACTATTCCAATGTTTCTTCCCAAACGCCAGTGATTGTTATTGGAGCCGGACCAGCAGGATTGTTCGCGGCACTCGAATTGATTGAAAAGGGAATGAAACCCATCGTAATTGAAAGAGGGAAAACAGTTAAAGATAGAAGACGTGATTTAGCCGCCATCAACAAAGAAGGAACCGTAAATCCACATTCGAATTATTGTTTCGGAGAAGGTGGCGCCGGCACCTACAGTGATGGCAAGCTGTATACCCGCTCCACAAAACGTGGAGATATAACAAAAGTTTTGGAATTGTTCGTGGCGCATGGAGCTGATGATACTATCTTAATTGAAGCGCATCCACACATCGGCACCAACAAACTTCCGAAAATTATTGAAGCGATGCGCCAAACCATAATCGACAATGGTGGCGAAGTGCATTTCAACACACATGTGATTGATTTGATTGTAAAAAACAACTCGATAAAAGGAGTCGTTTGCAAACAACTAGAAACAGCTACAAAAACTGAATTTATTGCCGATTCAGTCATCTTAGCTACTGGTCACAGTGCCAGAGATATTTTTGAATTACTCCATTCTAAAAACATTTTAATTGAAGGAAAAACATTTGCCATGGGTGTTCGCGTAGAACATCCACAAGCGTTGATCGACTCCTTGCAATACCATTGCACTTTAAATGAAGTGGCAAAAAAACGTGATTTTCTCCCAGCATCTTCATACAGCTTGGTGCATCAAGCCATGGGAAGAGGCGTGTACTCCTTTTGTATGTGTCCCGGTGGAATTATTGCTCCTTGCGCCACTGAACCGGGTGAAGTAGTTACTAACGGTTGGTCGCCTTCCAAACGAAACAATCCGTTTGCGAATTCCGGTATTGTGGTAACCATTGAACCCGAAGATTATAAAAAGTTTGAATCACAAGGGCCATTAGCAGGCTTGCGTTATCAGCAAGCCTTGGAACAAATGGCTTATACAGCAGGAGGAAGCAACGGACAAGTTGCTCCGGCACAACGATTACAAGATTTTGTGAACGGAAAACTATCACCACTCCTACCCGATGTTTCGTATCAACCCGGAATTCAATCGGCACCGTTGCATGAATTGCTTCCAACAGAAATTGGGAAACGATTGCAATTAGGGTTTGCCGAATTTGGAAAAAAAATGCGCGGTTATTTAAGCAATGATGCTGTGATTGTGGGTGTAGAATCTCGTACATCTTCCCCTGTAAGAATTCCTCGAGACAAAGAAACATTGGAGCATCCTCAAATCAAAGGATTGTATCCTTGTGGAGAAGGCGCTGGTTATGCGGGAGGAATTGTATCCGCAGCCATTGATGGACAAAAATGTGCAAATGCCATTGCATCCCTAAAATAA
- a CDS encoding pyridoxal phosphate-dependent aminotransferase has translation MSKLSDRIKNLAESQTLAMAKKSRELQAQGKDIISLSIGEPDFNTPDFIKEAAKKAIDNNITRYSPVAGYPDLRKAISEKFKRDNNLNYAPDQIIVSTGAKQSIANIILSLVNPGEEVIVPIPYWVSYIETIKLAEGIPVTIPTSVESNFKISPEQLKKAITSKTKMIVFSTPCNPSGSVYNKEELKALAEVVIQYPDIYIISDEIYEYINFIGKHESIAQFDFIYDRVITVNGVSKGYAMTGWRIGYIGAPKWIADACEKMQGQFTSGTSSISQMAALEAVKADPKVSYEMRDAFKNRRDIVLNLLKEIPGLKTTTPDGAFYIFFDISSYFGKSYKSYTIKNSHDLSMFLLEEGNIALVSGDAFGDDNCIRFSYAAAEKTLIEAVKRIKDTLVKLA, from the coding sequence ATGAGCAAATTATCTGATAGAATAAAGAACCTAGCAGAATCACAAACCTTAGCAATGGCGAAAAAAAGTCGCGAATTGCAAGCGCAAGGAAAAGACATCATCAGCTTGAGTATTGGGGAACCCGATTTCAATACACCGGACTTTATCAAAGAAGCTGCAAAAAAAGCAATCGATAATAATATCACTCGCTACTCACCCGTTGCCGGTTATCCCGATTTACGGAAAGCGATTTCAGAAAAATTTAAACGAGATAACAATCTGAACTATGCACCCGACCAAATCATTGTTTCTACTGGAGCAAAACAGTCGATTGCAAATATCATTCTCAGCTTAGTTAATCCGGGTGAAGAAGTGATTGTTCCCATCCCATATTGGGTGAGCTATATCGAAACGATTAAATTAGCAGAAGGTATTCCCGTTACAATCCCTACTTCTGTTGAATCCAATTTTAAAATTTCTCCGGAGCAACTCAAAAAAGCGATTACCTCTAAAACAAAAATGATTGTGTTCAGCACCCCTTGCAATCCAAGTGGTTCTGTCTATAATAAAGAAGAATTAAAAGCATTGGCTGAGGTTGTCATTCAATACCCCGACATCTACATCATCTCTGATGAAATATATGAATACATCAATTTCATTGGCAAACACGAAAGCATTGCGCAATTTGATTTTATTTACGACCGCGTTATTACGGTAAATGGTGTATCAAAAGGGTATGCCATGACCGGATGGAGAATTGGATATATCGGTGCTCCGAAATGGATTGCCGATGCCTGCGAAAAAATGCAAGGTCAATTTACTTCAGGAACGTCCTCTATTTCTCAAATGGCTGCATTGGAAGCTGTGAAAGCTGATCCGAAAGTGAGTTACGAAATGAGAGACGCATTCAAAAACCGAAGAGACATTGTTTTAAATCTTTTAAAAGAAATTCCGGGCTTAAAAACAACCACTCCGGATGGTGCTTTTTATATTTTCTTCGACATCTCTTCCTACTTTGGTAAGTCGTATAAGAGTTACACGATTAAAAACTCACACGATTTAAGTATGTTCTTGTTAGAGGAAGGAAACATCGCATTGGTTTCAGGTGATGCTTTTGGTGATGACAATTGTATTCGTTTTTCGTATGCTGCTGCTGAAAAAACATTAATTGAAGCGGTGAAAAGAATCAAAGATACCTTGGTAAAATTAGCGTAA
- the ubiE gene encoding bifunctional demethylmenaquinone methyltransferase/2-methoxy-6-polyprenyl-1,4-benzoquinol methylase UbiE has product MFNNIAPKYDFLNQLLSLGIHKGWRRKAVGLLKEVHPKTILDIATGTGDFAIEAMKLNPDKVVGVDISEGMLKFGVEKINKLGLQNKIELKLGDSENLPFENNSFDAITVGFGVRNFENLEKGIHDIYRVLNKNGMVAILEFSKPKAFPIKQIYHFYFRYITPAIGKIFSKDSSAYTYLPESVKAFPDGEDFLAVLKKAGFKDTKAIPVSFGIASIYIAKK; this is encoded by the coding sequence ATGTTCAACAACATTGCTCCGAAATACGATTTCCTGAATCAATTACTTTCATTAGGCATTCATAAAGGATGGAGAAGAAAAGCAGTTGGTTTATTAAAAGAAGTTCACCCTAAAACCATTTTAGACATCGCAACAGGCACCGGTGATTTTGCGATTGAAGCAATGAAGTTGAATCCCGACAAAGTAGTTGGTGTAGATATTTCAGAAGGAATGCTCAAATTTGGTGTTGAAAAAATTAACAAACTGGGATTACAAAATAAAATCGAATTGAAGTTAGGTGATTCAGAAAACCTACCCTTTGAAAACAATTCGTTTGATGCCATTACCGTAGGTTTCGGGGTACGTAACTTTGAAAATCTGGAAAAAGGAATTCACGATATTTATCGTGTATTGAATAAAAACGGAATGGTAGCCATCCTTGAATTTTCAAAACCCAAAGCGTTTCCAATAAAACAAATCTATCATTTTTATTTCCGCTACATTACTCCTGCAATCGGAAAGATATTTTCAAAAGACAGTTCTGCTTACACCTATTTACCGGAATCCGTAAAAGCATTTCCGGATGGTGAAGACTTTTTAGCTGTTCTAAAAAAAGCCGGATTCAAAGATACAAAGGCTATTCCGGTATCATTTGGAATCGCATCGATATATATTGCAAAAAAATAA
- a CDS encoding DinB family protein produces the protein MYRKIEDFITDWGYESKGTLNLFKHITNDGLNKKDHENVRSIAVLAWHITITLNEMLNKAGLMVTGPDEHSKPPATITEIIEAYQQSAKSVTEQVQKQWTDASLLEEKNMYGENWKNGVTLSVLIKHQAHHRGQLTVLMRQAGLMVPGLYGPAKEDWAKYNLPTAD, from the coding sequence ATGTATAGAAAAATTGAAGATTTTATCACCGATTGGGGATACGAAAGTAAAGGAACACTGAACCTTTTTAAGCACATCACCAACGATGGCTTAAACAAAAAAGATCATGAAAATGTGAGAAGTATTGCCGTTTTGGCTTGGCACATCACCATCACCCTAAATGAAATGCTCAACAAGGCAGGATTAATGGTAACCGGTCCGGATGAACACAGCAAACCTCCAGCAACCATTACAGAAATAATCGAGGCTTACCAACAATCGGCAAAATCTGTTACTGAGCAGGTTCAAAAACAGTGGACAGATGCATCGTTATTGGAAGAAAAAAACATGTATGGGGAGAACTGGAAAAATGGAGTTACACTTTCTGTTTTAATAAAACACCAAGCGCACCACCGTGGGCAATTGACGGTATTGATGCGTCAAGCAGGGTTGATGGTTCCGGGATTGTACGGACCGGCTAAAGAAGATTGGGCAAAATACAATTTGCCAACAGCCGACTAA
- a CDS encoding D-glycero-beta-D-manno-heptose-7-phosphate kinase, whose translation MNSIQDTFKAFNKLNVLIIGDVMIDAYMWGNVNRISPEAPVPIVAIHKKENRLGGAANVALNIQAMGANPILCSVIGEDDGAKVFLDLLKGNKLSNKGIIKSKRRITTVKTRVISSNHQMLRVDEEIESNIDTKENTALFSEIKKLVASEKINVIIFEDYDKGTITPDLIKNVVALAKQKGIPTVVDPKKKNFMAYTGVTLFKPNLKELKEGLKMDFDHTNIKELDKVVAGFIKKQNITTALITLSEKGVYIHSAKSKNLVPAHIRNISDVSGAGDTVVSIAALCLASKLSPVTTATLANLAGGLVCEKVGVVPIDKKQLLQEALKLKL comes from the coding sequence ATGAATTCGATTCAGGATACATTCAAAGCATTTAACAAACTCAATGTGCTCATCATTGGAGATGTGATGATTGATGCGTATATGTGGGGAAATGTGAATCGCATTTCACCCGAAGCACCTGTTCCCATTGTTGCCATCCATAAAAAAGAAAACCGTTTGGGTGGTGCAGCCAATGTTGCACTAAATATTCAGGCAATGGGTGCCAACCCCATCCTTTGCTCCGTAATCGGAGAGGATGATGGAGCCAAAGTTTTCTTAGATTTACTTAAAGGCAACAAACTTTCGAATAAAGGAATTATCAAAAGTAAAAGACGCATCACGACTGTTAAAACAAGAGTGATCAGTAGCAACCATCAAATGTTGCGTGTGGATGAAGAAATTGAAAGCAACATTGATACAAAAGAAAACACCGCTTTGTTTTCTGAAATAAAAAAACTCGTTGCTAGCGAAAAAATCAATGTGATTATTTTTGAAGATTACGACAAAGGTACCATCACTCCGGATTTAATTAAAAATGTGGTTGCATTGGCGAAACAAAAAGGCATTCCGACTGTTGTAGATCCAAAGAAAAAGAACTTCATGGCGTACACCGGAGTTACTTTATTTAAACCAAATTTGAAGGAATTGAAAGAAGGGTTGAAAATGGATTTTGATCATACCAACATCAAAGAATTAGACAAAGTAGTCGCTGGTTTTATCAAAAAACAAAACATTACAACCGCATTGATTACACTTTCAGAAAAAGGAGTGTATATCCACAGTGCAAAATCAAAAAACCTCGTACCTGCTCATATTCGTAACATTTCGGATGTTTCCGGTGCCGGTGATACCGTTGTGAGTATAGCTGCACTTTGTTTAGCATCTAAACTTTCTCCGGTTACTACAGCTACGTTGGCCAACTTAGCAGGAGGTTTGGTTTGTGAAAAAGTAGGCGTTGTGCCCATCGATAAAAAACAGTTGCTGCAAGAAGCGTTGAAACTAAAATTATAA
- a CDS encoding methylmalonyl-CoA mutase family protein has product MEEKERKDKFLTDSGIEIKRVYSKLEVPEEQPGEFPFTRGVQPTMYRSKLWTMRQYAGFSTAEESNKRYHYLLNNGTTGLSVAFDLPTQIGYDSSHDFADGEVGKAGVAIDSLRDIEILFDGIKLENITTSMTINSTASILLSMYIALAKKQGADLKKISGTIQNDILKEYAARGTYIYPPKPSMRIITDIFEYCSKEVPKWNTISISGYHIREAGSTAVQELAFTLANGKAYLKAAIDKGLDINVFAKRLSFFFNAHNNMFEEVAKFRAARRMWAKITKELGATDPRAQMLRFHTQTGGSTLTAQQPQNNIPRVTIQAMSAVLGGTQSLHTNGFDEAIALPTEEAARIALRTQQIVGYESGITETVDPLAGSYFVEALTNEVEAAAWDYIHKIDAMGGSVAAIEQGYMQNEIAASAYKYQNDIQTGEKIIVGVNKFTSEEAPLKDIFTVDDSIRQLQIDKINKVKSERDNEKVKAILSKLESDAKADVNLMPTILEAAENYATLGEIADTMRGVFGEFTG; this is encoded by the coding sequence ATGGAAGAAAAAGAACGCAAAGACAAGTTTTTAACGGATTCAGGAATTGAAATCAAACGGGTATACTCTAAATTGGAGGTGCCGGAAGAGCAACCGGGTGAATTTCCTTTTACAAGAGGTGTGCAGCCAACCATGTACCGCAGTAAGTTGTGGACAATGCGTCAATATGCAGGATTTTCAACAGCTGAAGAGTCGAACAAGCGTTATCACTATTTGTTGAACAACGGTACCACCGGATTGTCTGTTGCCTTTGATTTGCCAACTCAAATTGGGTATGACAGCAGTCATGATTTTGCAGATGGTGAAGTTGGTAAAGCCGGTGTTGCAATTGATTCGTTAAGAGATATTGAGATTTTGTTTGATGGAATTAAGTTGGAGAACATTACCACTTCCATGACCATCAATTCAACGGCTTCTATTTTGTTGTCAATGTATATCGCTTTGGCCAAAAAGCAGGGTGCTGATTTAAAGAAAATTTCAGGAACCATTCAAAATGATATTTTAAAAGAATATGCAGCACGCGGAACCTATATTTATCCTCCGAAACCGAGCATGCGCATCATCACCGATATTTTTGAATATTGCAGCAAAGAGGTTCCAAAATGGAATACCATTTCTATTTCCGGATACCATATCCGTGAGGCGGGTTCAACGGCTGTTCAGGAGTTGGCTTTTACCCTTGCAAATGGTAAAGCATATCTTAAAGCAGCAATAGATAAAGGGTTGGATATCAATGTTTTTGCAAAGCGACTTTCGTTTTTCTTTAATGCCCATAACAACATGTTTGAGGAAGTGGCGAAGTTCAGGGCAGCTCGTAGAATGTGGGCAAAAATCACCAAGGAATTGGGAGCAACCGACCCGCGTGCACAGATGTTGCGTTTTCATACTCAAACAGGTGGTTCAACCTTAACAGCTCAACAGCCACAAAATAACATTCCAAGGGTAACCATTCAGGCGATGTCGGCTGTATTGGGCGGGACCCAAAGTTTGCATACCAATGGATTTGATGAAGCAATTGCTTTACCAACGGAGGAAGCAGCTAGAATCGCCCTAAGAACACAGCAAATTGTGGGGTATGAAAGTGGTATTACCGAAACAGTAGATCCGCTGGCAGGTTCTTATTTTGTGGAAGCGTTGACCAATGAAGTAGAGGCTGCGGCATGGGATTATATTCACAAAATTGATGCGATGGGAGGTTCTGTGGCAGCAATTGAGCAAGGATATATGCAAAATGAAATTGCTGCATCGGCTTATAAATACCAAAATGATATTCAAACCGGAGAAAAGATTATCGTTGGTGTAAATAAATTCACCAGCGAAGAAGCGCCATTAAAAGATATTTTTACGGTAGATGATTCCATCCGTCAGTTGCAAATCGACAAAATAAACAAGGTGAAGTCGGAGCGGGACAATGAGAAAGTAAAAGCAATCCTTTCGAAATTAGAGTCGGATGCAAAGGCAGACGTTAACCTTATGCCAACTATCTTAGAAGCGGCTGAAAATTATGCTACTTTAGGGGAGATTGCGGATACTATGCGCGGAGTGTTTGGTGAGTTTACGGGATAA
- a CDS encoding phage holin family protein, giving the protein MKFIIQLIIVTLAVLISSYILPGVSIDGNNFLTALVVAAVLSFLNAVVKPIMIILTIPVTIFTFGFFLLVINALMILLAAKIVDGFHVEGFWYALLFSFILSLVTSLLEGVKKRDEHEGNI; this is encoded by the coding sequence ATGAAATTCATCATTCAACTCATCATCGTCACGCTGGCTGTTCTTATTTCATCGTACATACTTCCCGGTGTTAGCATTGACGGAAACAACTTTTTAACAGCATTGGTAGTTGCTGCTGTGTTATCATTTTTAAATGCGGTTGTAAAACCAATTATGATTATTCTAACCATCCCGGTAACCATCTTTACATTCGGCTTTTTTTTATTGGTCATCAATGCATTGATGATTTTATTGGCAGCCAAGATTGTTGATGGTTTCCATGTAGAAGGTTTTTGGTATGCACTTTTATTCAGCTTCATTTTATCGCTCGTTACTTCGCTTTTAGAAGGCGTAAAAAAACGTGACGAACACGAAGGGAATATATAG